A genomic region of Trifolium pratense cultivar HEN17-A07 linkage group LG3, ARS_RC_1.1, whole genome shotgun sequence contains the following coding sequences:
- the LOC123918480 gene encoding transcription elongation factor 1 homolog, translating into MGKRKAKTKPPPKKRMDKLDTVFSCPFCNHGSSVECRIDMKNLIGEASCGICQESFSTSITALSEAIDIYSEWIDECERVNTVEDDGA; encoded by the exons ATGGGAAAAAGGAAGGCAAAAACAAAGCCACCTCCAAAGAAAAGAATGGATAAGCTTGACACTGTTTTTAGTTGTCCTTTCTGCAATCATGGCTCTAGTGTCGAGTGTCGCAT tgatATGAAGAACTTGATAGGGGAAGCTTCTTGCGGAATATGTCAAGAGAGCTTTAGTACTTCCATCACAG CTTTATCTGAGGCAATAGACAT ATACAGTGAATGGATTGATGAATGTGAACGGGTGAACACCGTAGAAGATGATGGTGCTTAG